A window of Bradyrhizobium sp. AZCC 1719 genomic DNA:
GTCGAGCCCGGAAGTCCACCTGCGTGAGATTTGATACGCGCTACCGCTTACTTGCGGGTGGCGCACATATACATGTTGATTTCCATGCCGACCGATACTTCGGCGATTTTTGGTGCTTTCCAGGCCATTTGTCGCTCCTTTTGCTACCGGACGGACTCCGCCCTCGCGGGTTAAGGTACTGCGGATCAAAAAGTTCGCCAGTTAAATCTTTTGCCTGGAACCCCTATTTGTTTATGCTGCGCCGCAAAGAAGAATTCACGGAGTTGTGCGGAGGGCCTTGGTCAAAACAGCGTGGGATCAAGCGTTTCGCGGTTGTTCGCACCACCGCGAATGGCAATTCTGAGTGCGACGGAGCGCTGCCGGCTCCGGATAAAGAAAACTTGTGAGATGGGCCTTCCGGTTGCGGGGGCTCAAATGGAGCCAGGTTTCCGCCGATGCCGCGATATTACTTCAACACCCGTATCGGCGATGAGCTGATTTCCGATCCCGACGGCGAAGTGCTCAGGGATCCCGATCGCGCCTGGGAAATGGCGCGTGCCATGATCCGGGAACTGCTCAAGACCGATGGCGCCGACGGTGCGCTGCTCAGCGCCACCATCGAAGTCACCGACGACGATGGCGAGATCGTGCTGGAGTTTCCGTTCGCAGAAGCGATTCTCGATGCGCCTGGCGGTCCCATCACCAGGCACTGACTGCGCGCTGTATCGGCGTGGGAGCTTCGTGCTCGCTCGGTTTTGCGATGCAACTTCCGGACGCGAAGTTTTCCGATTGCACACCGGCGGACAAATATTGGAGAGTGCCGGCCGGGAAAGCCTCCGGCGCCGGCATCATGCGAGCCCGCGCGAAAAGAGAGAAAGGCTTCCGCCAGGGAGAACGCCCATGATGAGCTGTTTGTCGGTGCCGCGCAGCGTGCTGCTGTCCGGCGCATTCCTGAGTGCCTTCATACTAGGCGCCGCTGCCCAGCAGTCCGCCGAACCGCCGGCTGCCGCCCAGCAGCCCGCTACGCCGCCGGCCGCCCAGGCGCCGGCTGCCGGTGCGCCGCCGCCCGCCGGTACTGCGGCCTCGCCCGCGCTTCCGCCGGGATCGCCGCTGATCGGACGTCCCGCGGGCAACGATGCCGCTGCCAAGCTGGCGCCGATCGCGCCGCCGCCGATCGCCGCGGCGCCGGACAAGCTGCCGACGGCGAAGCTCAAGGTGCCGGCCGGTTTCAACATCGAGGTCTATGCCGCCGGAATGGCGAATGCCCGCTCGCTCGCGCTCGGCGACAAGGGCACGGTGTTCGTCGGCAGCCGCCTCGTCGACAAGGTCTATGCCATCGTCAACAAGGACGGCAAACGCGAGGTCAAGGTGCTGGCTTCCGGCCTGTACCGGCCGAACGGCGTCGCCTTCAAGGACGGCACACTCTACATCGCCGAACTGTCCAAGGTATCCAAGATCGACAAGGTCGAGGACGTCCTGGATAATCCGCCGAAGCCGACCGTGATCTTCGACAAGCTGCCAAAGGACGAAGCCCATGGCTGGAAATTCATCGGCATCGGTCCCGACAACAAGCTCTACGTTCCGGTCGGCCAGCCCGGCAACAACGTGCTGAACGACGACGAGCATGGCTTGATCCACCGGATGAATTTCGACGGCTCGGGCGCGGAAGTGATCGCCCGCGGCGTGCGCAACACCGTCGGCTTCGACTGGCATCCGGAGACCAAGCAGCTCTACTTCACCGATAACGGCCGCGACTGGATGTCGGAAGACGTGCCCGAGGACGAACTCAATCGCATGACCAAGGTCGGCGAGCATTTCGGCGCGCCGTTCTGCCTGCAGGGCAACATTGTCGATCCCGAATTCGGTTGGGGCAAATCCTGCAACGAATACACCGCGCCGGTCGGGCTGTTGGGCCCGCATTCTGCAGCGCTCGGCATGCGCTTCTACACCGGCAACATGTTCCCGAAAGCCTACAAGAACGTGGCCATCATCGTCCGGCACGGCTCCTGGAATCGCTCCAAGAAAGTGGGCGGCGACGTCGTCATCGCCAAGCTGAACAAGGACGGCACCATGAAGTCGATGGAGCCGTTCCTCACCGGCTTCCTGGAAGACAACAAATATATCGGCCGCCCGGTCGACGTGCTGCAGATGAAGGACGGTTCGCTGCTGGTCTCCGACGACTACAACGGCGCCGTCTATCGCATCACCTACGGCAAGCCGAAGACGGCGGGGAAGTCGTAGTCTCATCGTCATTGCGAGTAGTAGTCATTCCGGGATGGTGCGTCAGCACCAGACCTCAGATGCGCAATTGCGCATCGGGGAATCTCGAGGTTCTCAGGTGCGCAATTGCGCACCTTAGTTCGATGCTTTGCATCGCCCTGAATTGATGACGACAATGCCGGGAATGGCCGATGCATAAAACAATAACGGCGCTGGCATTTGTCGTGATCACAACATCCGCGTCTGCCGAGCCCATCGAACAACGCATCGCGCCGTGCCTCGCCTGCCACGGCGAGAAAGGCCAATCGGAAATCGAGAACACGCCCTCGCTGGGTGGCCA
This region includes:
- the pqqA gene encoding pyrroloquinoline quinone precursor peptide PqqA → MAWKAPKIAEVSVGMEINMYMCATRK
- a CDS encoding DUF6894 family protein; protein product: MPRYYFNTRIGDELISDPDGEVLRDPDRAWEMARAMIRELLKTDGADGALLSATIEVTDDDGEIVLEFPFAEAILDAPGGPITRH
- a CDS encoding PQQ-dependent sugar dehydrogenase is translated as MMSCLSVPRSVLLSGAFLSAFILGAAAQQSAEPPAAAQQPATPPAAQAPAAGAPPPAGTAASPALPPGSPLIGRPAGNDAAAKLAPIAPPPIAAAPDKLPTAKLKVPAGFNIEVYAAGMANARSLALGDKGTVFVGSRLVDKVYAIVNKDGKREVKVLASGLYRPNGVAFKDGTLYIAELSKVSKIDKVEDVLDNPPKPTVIFDKLPKDEAHGWKFIGIGPDNKLYVPVGQPGNNVLNDDEHGLIHRMNFDGSGAEVIARGVRNTVGFDWHPETKQLYFTDNGRDWMSEDVPEDELNRMTKVGEHFGAPFCLQGNIVDPEFGWGKSCNEYTAPVGLLGPHSAALGMRFYTGNMFPKAYKNVAIIVRHGSWNRSKKVGGDVVIAKLNKDGTMKSMEPFLTGFLEDNKYIGRPVDVLQMKDGSLLVSDDYNGAVYRITYGKPKTAGKS